ATGTTGATGGTGGAATGTGAGATGCTGTTTATCCAGACAGCTTGGTTAAACATTGATAAAGTCAACCATCATGGGGGAGATTTAACCCATTTCCCTCGTAATGAAAGTGCTTTGTAGCATTTTAATGATCATATCCTCAAATTATTTCAAAGTGAGGCATACTTATAAtcgctgctgccatcttgaacatTTGCACAATAGTCCAGATCAATGTTTTATCACCTTCAGGCCCTCTGTTCAAGTTTACATTGAACTGTGAAGAAACTGACTCACCGACCTTTTCTCCATTTCTTTATTTGAGGCAGTAGTAGTGAATAGAGCAGAATAGAACAGAAATTTATTGCCATCTGTACTTCAGCatgaaaaatgcagtgaaaagttttagaaGTTACCACAGCATGGTGCCTATTAGAGTGGAGTGCCAGAGCAGCTTTGATCTCTCGGTTGGTTAAACCCCGTGAACAGGTGACAACGTATCTCTGTGTTGTTATTGATCTTTGTCCAGAGCAATGTCCATTCAAAAGTTACTCATTTCATAAGTGAGTGTCATTGTGTTTGATCATTAGACCACTGAAGAGTTTAATGAAATCATGAATGGATTCTTCCATGCTGAAGCTGATAACTCAACTGAAGAAGATGTTGATGAAGGAGATGATTTTAATGAAGATGTTGACGATCTTGAATCTAATGAAATTGAAGAAGGCGATGATGATCTGAAACTCAGAGCTGTCGACTGGCGTAAAAGGGGTTTGGTTACTCAAATGAAAAGTCAGGTAACAATCAGCAGGAATTCTTCCGTTATTAATTACTTGTGAAAGCTCAGTCTGAAAAAAATCTTGAAGTTATCATGAGCTTGTCTCAACTGGTAAGCAAAGTTAATTTCCATTTTCAGATCCTATTTCCAGGTCCAGTGGATGCAGAGTCAAACCTGACCTTCCATCTGATCAATGGGGTTGTTGCCCTCATCTGAAATTACAGTCACAGCAATAGTACACAGTGACAACGCTAATGAAATATAGAGCGAGTTGAAGAATTTCTAATTTGAAATCAAACAGGACAGTGATCAAAGTGGAATTAAAAGAACAAGGACAATATTAAACTGGGAACGTGGTACTACTTTAAATTGAAGATTGGTTGAAACCAAAAGTATGGATAAACACCAGACTGGCATCCTGAGCAGAGATAACAGAAGTGCAAGGAAAGACAATCTGACACTTTGCAAGATTTGTTACAATTTTCAGTTCATTTACAGTGTGTTATAAAGATTAGCTCCTTTCTGAGAACTGCAGCTGAAACGCCCAAAAAGGAACATCCCATCCTACAACCTGTCAAAGGATTATAAAAAGTGGTGTAACTTGcccttcagcaacttctagtggtgaGATAAAATAAATTCTTGGCACTCACTTTACAACCAACaaggaacaatttatttatccaactctaacagtgagcaaattaaaAATCTATTAACGAACCGAATAAACTCCCTTtcactactaactattcccaaataaaaccagattctaatagtatgctattgcaataaatataagtcccattTATATGAAAAAAGagtttagtctcttgaaattacagataggttatgtgtcttctgttcCGCCTTTGTCAACTCTTCTGTCAGAAATGTCTTCTTTATTGATTCTGCTGTCAGGAAtgttaactagttgtgccatggGTATCATTGCCATTTAGATAGTGCTTTCTCTAAGAAATAGAGGAGCTGTGAGACCCAATGACTCTCTCTTGAAAGCTGAGGACTGTTAGCTCTGGCGGATGTAAGTTAGTTCTGGGCTTTCTCCAGTTGTCCTCTTCTCTTATACGCTcaatgacatatcaatatttcttacaaagGGATTGGGCCCATGTTGTCAAAACcagcagatttaaatttaattgttttttgatatctaagtgcctggttcaaattgattggctacaTTCAAAAGCTTGTTGTCTTgctaaaaactgctgcttggcctgctaatttCCGCCTTTCTATACAAATATTTTAATTCAGCTGCTCTCTTTGTACTTGCAagctttcaagctgctgctcataaACCTCCATTTTAAGTCtttcagcacagaaaaagcacaccATCATTTCAAGGGACAACACCATGTTTCCtccccagcattttacaaacaccaaatccTAGCTTCTTGCCTCCCAATCCACCAGTATTCTACCCAACTTCGTAAtaaattgttgggctgaaggctgtAGGTGCTAAAGGCAGAACACACCAGCGCCTTCCTGAGTCAGAGATTAGGTAAAGCTCCCCTTTCTCTTTGATCAGTGAGCTTAGCAACAGCCTCACACATGCTCTAATTTGTCTTTTCCATTGTTCACAGCGCACTTCATCAGAGCTTGTCTTCTTTTTGAACTCActgtcatttattttaaattttctttggatATTGTTAATGctgcttctggaatattgtgtccagttcaggttGCACACTTATAGGAGGGatgatattaagctggagagggtttagaagaaatttaccatgatgttgcctagtatggatgGTTTGCTTTGTAAAgaaatgctggataggctgggagtttagtcactggagcataggaggttgagaagcaacCTTACAAGAGTTTATAAAATAGTAAAAGGTGTAGATAAAGTTAATGGTATTTGTCTTTTCGGCAGGAGGTGGGATTTCATGACTAGGGaacacattttttaaggtgagaggagacagattgaaaaaaaaacatgagggtcAATTTTTTGATATGGAGGGCGGTTCATGTGTGGAaatgaacttccacaggaagtggtggatgtgggtacaattacaacttttaaaagacgttggattagtacatgaatagaaaaggtttgagtggatatgggccaagcacatgcATGTGgcaatagtttagtttgggattatgggagGCATAGATTGGTTGgtcagaagggtctgtttccaggctatACTTCTCTGTGACTCCATAGGCCAGAACTTGTGTCCCATTGCCATTTGCCATTGAGAATGTGTTGGTGAGTTTGCCTTCTCGAAATACTGCAGTACTTGGGTCACACTATGCTCCGTGGGGAAGGGAGATGCAGGATTTGActaagcaacagtgaaggaatggtgatactgttccaagtcagaatagtgtgtAGCCAAGAGGGGGTTTTGCAAGTCTTTGTGCTCCAATGCACCTGTTGCTCTTGTCATTTCAGGTGGTATgttttgtgggtttggaaggtgtcatTCAAAGAATTGTGACTTTTTGCAGGGCATTGTGCAAATAATTAACTCTGCTGCCActtgtggtagagggagtgaaaaTTGATGATGTTAGATGGGGTACCAACCAACCTGTCCGAGATAGCATTGAATTTTTTAAGTGCTGTTGGATCTGCACCATTtgaagcaagtggagaattttccTTCATACAACTGAATTGAGATTTGTAGTTGGTGGATGGGCTTTGAGGAATCAGTAGATGAGTCGTTTGTCACAGAATTCTCTGCCTCTTACCTGCCCTTGCAGCAACAGTGTTTATAAAGCTGGTGCAGGacagtttctgctcaatgtcaATCCCAGAACTGAGGGAAATTCTTGATAAAATTGTCAAGAGGCAATGTTTAGATGCGGTCCTGTTAGTTGACACATTTGTGGTGCAAATATAACTTGCTACCTATCAACCCAAGCCGAGAACTTGATCACATTTTGATGTGTATGCAGAAAGACTGCTTCAGCGTCTGAAGAGCTGTGAATGTATAAACATCAGCAaacgtccccatttctgacctgagGATAGGAGATGGCTAGATCTAGAACATTACTCctgtaatttgattcactctgttTGATAGGAGTTCCTGCAGGCCTTTCCTGAGACTGAGATTATTAACTTGTAACAATCAGAACCACTTTATTTTTGCCAGGTATGGTTCTAACCAATGGAGACGTTTTCCCCtggttcccattgattccagttttaagAGGACCTCTTGCTGCCCccctcagtcaaatgtggccttgaagtcaaaggcagtcactctcacctcacctctgggttcagctcttttttccatgtttgaaccaaggctgtaatgaggccaggagctgagtgaccctggtggaacccaaactgggcgtcactgagcaggttattgctgagcaggtgatgcttgatagcactgttactgacaccttccatcactttactgatgatcctGAGTATACTTGCAGGCTAGTGATTGGTGGGTTATATTTATCCATTTTTTTAGAATTGGATCAGACATACCTGGATTATTGTTCATATTGTTAGTTTGATGTCAGTGTTAACGTTGTATTGGAATGCCATGGCTATGGGACAAGGTCTGGAGTCCATGTTTTCAGCAGTATTGCTAGAACATTCTCAGATTCTTTGCACTTTTCAttgccttcagctgcttctttTATCAaacagagtgaatcaaattgattcAAGCATAGCATTCACGTAGATGGCTCTGGGCCTCCACAAAGTTGAGACAATAGTTAGCCCTATCAGTATTATCATGGACAGGTATATCTGTAACTGAtagattagtgaggatgaggtcaattaGTTTGTCCCTTTTGGTTTCCTGCCATAGACCTAGTCTTGCAGTGACATCCTTCAAGCCTTGCCCAGGTCTGTCACACATCAGAAGAAGAGtccacacctgaaacatcagctttcctgctccactgatgctgcttggcctgctgtgtccatccagctctacaccttgttatattagaggcactactgagccactcttgatgaTGGGCATTGACGTCCCCACCCAAAATATATAGTGTGCCGTTGCCACCTGAAATGTTTCTTCCAAATGATGTTCAATGTGGATGATCCTTGATTCATCAAATGAGTTTAGTCCAGCAGGTATTAATCAGTAGGAgccttccttgcccatgtttgctGAAGCTGTTTGAATTAATGAGATCCCAATCACATGCTGAGGACTGTCAGGACAACTCACAGTAACTGTATACCAGCGTGCCATCACCTCTGATTGGTTAGGGCTTTCAGTGCAGCAGCAATTTCCAAATGACCATTCCCAAAACCTTGTGGTATTTGCCACATCTGCCAGAAGAGGCACTTTTCTCAGGCAGCACGAAGGCTTAAATCATGTCAGCAATGAGTACTATTATGTCTGCTCAGGCATAATTACCAACACCTCAGGAGCTGGTGCAGATATCCCTGCTCCTTCTGAAAGCTAGGATAAAACTCCTCTCCACATACACACAGCAATGTAGCATCAGTGGAATGGGTACAATCAAATTTAAGGTGAACAGTAACTCTTTCAGTACCATTAACATGTGCAACATTTTCCTATGATTGACAATTAAACAATCATGTACATGATGGTATTTCCTTTACCGGTGCCCAAGAACTCTGGCTTCAtcacttcatggggtccagactTTTCAAAAACTCTttcagaacatagagcatagaacatagaacaatacacacaggacaggtccttcggccctcgatgttgcgccgacctgtgaactaatctaagcccctccccctacactatcccatcatcatcatccatatgcttatccaaggactgtttaaatgcccctaatgtggctgagttaactatattggcaggtagggcgttccatgcccttaccactctctgagtaaagaacctgcctctgacatctgtcttaaatcgatcacccctcaatttgtagctatgcccccttgtacaagctgaagtcatcatatGCACTCTGTTTGAATTCTCAAGAATGCTAGATCTTTAGTATCAGTGCTGAGAGCACTGGTTTTGATCTGTGGTTCATTTCTCCATTGGTGGATCTTTTATTTCTCAGATACTCTTGCAGAAGAAGTTGCACTGTCTTGTTACCCCCTTTCCACTGTATGGGAGACCTTTAACTTGGTGAATGCCCATCAGCTAGAAAGTGTTTTCTTCCTTGCTGTGTGCCTTTCTGATACTTTTTGTGCTCCTTTTCAAAGTATCTAGTGTGGAAGCTTAAACTAGTCAATTCCTTCTTGTCAACCATTTCCTGAAACTGTGCCATTGACCTTGCTCTCATGGAGTCACATGCAGCCCATTCTCATTGGTTTCTCCATCAGGCTGTTTTTGTTAATTTCATTCGTGAGATGTAGGTATCACTAGATGAGCCATTATGTATTGCCATGTCTAATTGCACCTGGAAATGAGGAACTTGCCGGGGCATttcggagggcagttaagggtcaaccacattatatgtctggagtcatatatggCCTGGAAGAGGTAAGGatatcagatttccttccctcaaagatgTTAATGAAACCAATGTATTTCTGAAAAAATCGATAATGTGAACATGATCACCCAAGAGTGAGTAGTAATTTAAGAATCACTAGTGCTCCCAGGAAATGAGGAAATCCCTGAATGATTCATTCATGATCAGAGTCCAGCAACACATTAAGGGAGTGAATTTCCAACAGGTCATAAAATGCTACAGACCGATCTCAGGGAGCTCCCAGCCTCATATGCGCAGCTGCCCTGATATACACGTGGAAATCCAATGGTGGTCATAAATCCCGTCACTCTGGCCCTCGCACTCTATGGTGTTTTGCACAAAGCCTGGGAAACACATGAAGAAAATTAATGAACATCGGTGATGTAAATCTGAGCTCCAGTTGATGATGGATGAAAAGAGGATTTTATTTTTACATCAGCATGTCTTATCGCGATTGTATTTCTGTCATTACCAGGGGCCCTGTGGCTCTTGCTGGGCTTTCAGCATGACTGGTGCCATTGAAGGACAATGGGCAAAGGTCTGTGGAAGACTGATTTCTCTGAGTGAGCAGAACTTGCTTGATTGTGACACAACGAGCCATGGATGCAGAGGTGAATATCAAAAGTCGGCCTTTTGATATGTGAGAAGAAACGACATTGAGTAGGAACCACAGCACAGGTAAATCACTCTACAATCTGTTTCAAATTCACCAGGTACAACATATTTATGGCATTCATGGTGTTAGACAGTGTAACCCAGCACTGATCAAATGACAGCTGACATCCTACTCTGGATCAATCCTTCGCTGAGAATCTGCTCCCAGGTTTCTGTCAGTGCCACTGCACTGGTAGCTTGAGGAAGGCTGAGAAAATATCAGCATTCAGGACAGGTCCAGCTCTCTCTCTTATTTCTCCCTTATCCTGTAATGACATCCTGAATCTCCACTGAAAACCTCCTGGTCTTGTGTGATTGCCAAAGAAAAGACAAGAGGGTGAGTGGTGGCAGGAAAAAGGTCCCAGGGTGTACAATGTGTATGATTGACATGTGGGAGGCTGTCAGTAATTCCTATTTCCCAATACCAGGTCCCTCTATAAAATAAGGACCCTCTTCTGGAGCTAGAAAGTGGCATCACAGCAATTTTCTTGTTGTGCTCCCTATATGGGTTCATGCCAAAAGCAGCTGGGGGAGACGTTCAAGTGGTCAACCATTGCTGATCTAAGAGCCTCAATTGCTGGCAGATTAAGCAGACCATTCAGAGAGTGACCATCACAGACTTGTTCAGGGTATGGCCAATTGCTTGTCACCCTCATGTCCAATTAGCTACtgcctctcccactgcaaattcAGCACATGGCAGTGCATTAAATTCcaccctgttttttttctctctggaagCAAACTACGTTTTCAGTAAGGTAAATGGGTGAGACACTGGCCCAAACCTTGCTTCTAGTTTGGAAGAGGGAGACTCTTCAATAGTTACTTCTGGGTTATGAAACTTGGAGGCAGGtgcatggccatcattagatatGATGTTCCAAAAGAAAGGTCTTGCCTCATCTTcattcactctgtctgtctcatgAAGTCAGTGGAGACAGTCAGTAATGTCTGTTTAATGGACAATAACATCAGTAAATATGGAAGCCGGATTATGCAGcacattttcatttaaatattttgatgaGCAAAACACCGCATCATTGTGAGTGTCTGAGGCTGAAAACTTGTCGGTAGAACTTTGGCAAGCTATTCTTGAACATTAACTTTCAATATTTCCTTTTAACAATTAGCAAGGATCCTGCAAGTTTCAGAAAAATAATATTGTTGCCAAAGTCGCCAGATACAGAAACATACAAAGAGGAGAACGTTGTTTAGCGAGGGCTTCGAGAAGAATTGGACCAATCGCTGTTTCGCTTAATGCTCGTCCAAAGACCTTCCACTTCTATAAACAAGGTAAGAAATAGACTGTGTGGATAAGGTATATTAAATGGACAATCTACAAATTCCACATAAAATGTTTTCAAAGTCAAACGTCTGCACACATTCCCTGTCAAGTTGTTTGTTGGTGTTAATGCTGTCTCGATGTGTATAAGGGGAACTGTAAAGCTCGTCCCCTTATTCATGTTTCCCTCCTCCCCCATGCTACAGGCAGCCCAGTGCTGTCAGAAACCATTTCAGTCAGATTGGAAACTGTGCTCAGGAATGGCGATGGGAAATTTACCCACTCCTTTTTGCAGTGGTGCAAGCAGCTCAGAAATTTTGCACTGTCACTAACGTAACTGACTGTGAGGTGCAGCTCAGTGATGATGTGCTGCTGAGTGAAGGCACACCTTGGCATTGAGCCCAAGTGTGAGGTTGGCACCACTTAAAGCAGTCCACATGACTGAAAGACAATCCTGTCCCCCTTCAAGGGACAGGGGCTTGAACACAAGAAGAAACTCTGAGCAGAACGGGAAATGAAAATGgagcaacaggccaggcagcagcccCAAGGGTCTCTGAGACAGCAATGGGGACCTTAGTACAGGAGGTGAACACGAGAAGCGAGGTGCCCTTCCTTAGGCGAAGTATGGGGCCCTCCAGGCAGACATTGAGAAGGCAGAGAGAGCAGGTAGCTGTCACAGTCAATGCTACAGCTGAGATGTGGTTCCCCTGCACCATGGGGAGGACTCTATCCTGGCAATACCACTCTGCCTCCTTCTCTATGCTCAAAGGGAATAGAATGGACTGCCCTCAGAATCACACAAGAATCACACAAGTGCATGACACATACAATCAGATGGATGGCAttgcatatattttaaaaatgccaatGACTGTCAAAAAAGCTCAATATCCCCATATTGCATGCACTAAGCAGAGATTGCTGCCCAGATTGATTGTCAACAGAATCTTTAAACAGTGTAACAAAGTCCAAACAGTTCATTCATCCTGGAAACAGGTTTCAATTTGAGCATGCTCTGTGCCACGTGGGTTGAGTTGTGTTCTCTTGGATAGCTTTACTGGTCAATGTCCTCACTTCCTTTATTGTCACtagctaggtagcatttattgcccatccttaattgcctaaagggcagttaagaagcaatcacattgctgtgggtttggagtcacatataggccatatcagataaggatgacagtttccttccctaaatgacatcagtgaaccagatggctttttccctgacaattgacaatggattcaaggtcatcaatagattcttagctccagatatttattaaattcaaattccacctactgccatgatgggacttgaacccaggctcccagaacattatctgggtttccagatttacagtccagtgataataccacgagaccaTCACCTCCTTTCATCGTTGCTGTTAATGCCTGGTTTCATCTATATCCAAGACATTCCCCTTTCGTTAGTTCCTGTTGTGAAACATGCCACTGTGATGTGGCCCATTTTCACTGGGCTATTCTGCAAGACCCACACCAGACTGGGCCAAGCGTCAGAACCTTGTCTTAAATCAATGGTCTATTCCACTATGACCCTGGTGGAAATGTAGGAAGcaaagtttctttgttctttgatagtCTGAGGTTTTCCGACAAGTATCATCAGCCATGTTTGAAGGACGGGATGGGGGTTTCCCCTTATCTCCCAGCAAACAACCCTG
The window above is part of the Stegostoma tigrinum isolate sSteTig4 chromosome 30 unlocalized genomic scaffold, sSteTig4.hap1 SUPER_30_unloc_2, whole genome shotgun sequence genome. Proteins encoded here:
- the LOC132207550 gene encoding procathepsin L-like, with the translated sequence TTEEFNEIMNGFFHAEADNSTEEDVDEGDDFNEDVDDLESNEIEEGDDDLKLRAVDWRKRGLVTQMKSQVGPCGSCWAFSMTGAIEGQWAKVCGRLISLSEQNLLDCDTTSHGCRGEYQKSQGSCKFQKNNIVAKVARYRNIQRGERCLARASRRIGPIAVSLNARPKTFHFYKQGVYADPSCTQRRGHAVLLVGYGRERRMNYWLVKNSWGTEWGEEGYIKIAKDKGNLCGIANYAVYPTVKRRMCKIAVSSESA